The proteins below are encoded in one region of Pseudomonas ekonensis:
- a CDS encoding efflux transporter outer membrane subunit, producing the protein MPRRINRALLPLSVLAFTLGLGGCIGTGGIAPQGKALEANALATDDAIAHAARDANWPATQWWQAFGDPQLNRWIDQAVQGSPSLAMAAARVRQARAMAGAAEAAESLQVNGQSTLKRHNWPTDQFYGPGELANTTTWDNNAALGFSYDLDLWGRDRNSTERAVDLAHMTAAEAQQARLELQNNLVLAYIELSLHYAQRDIVAATLAQQQQILDLAQKRLNGGIGTHFEVSQAETPLPETHRQLDALDEAIALSRNQIAALAGKGPGEGAQLQRPTLSLGTALKLPSALPAELLGQRPDVVASRWQVAAQARGIDVAHAGFYPNVDLVGSLGYMATGGGALEFLTGKKLNYTVGPAISLPIFDGGRLRAELGEAAAGYDIAVAHYNQTLVNALKNLSDQLIRRESMDKQQTFAAESVAAAQKTYDIAMVAYRRGLTDYLNVLNAQTLLFKQQQVQQQVQAARLSAHAQLVTALGGGLGAGNDVPTAEQTQAPKTPALLR; encoded by the coding sequence GTGCCGCGTCGCATCAACAGAGCGCTTTTGCCGCTCAGTGTTCTGGCTTTTACCCTGGGTCTTGGCGGCTGCATCGGAACCGGCGGGATCGCCCCGCAGGGCAAGGCGCTGGAGGCCAACGCACTGGCCACCGACGACGCCATCGCCCACGCCGCCCGTGACGCAAACTGGCCCGCCACGCAATGGTGGCAAGCCTTTGGCGACCCGCAGCTGAACCGCTGGATCGACCAGGCCGTGCAAGGCAGCCCGAGCCTGGCCATGGCCGCCGCGCGGGTGCGCCAGGCCAGGGCGATGGCCGGTGCGGCCGAAGCCGCCGAGTCGCTGCAGGTCAACGGGCAGTCCACGCTCAAGCGCCACAACTGGCCGACCGATCAGTTCTACGGCCCGGGCGAGCTGGCCAACACCACCACCTGGGACAACAACGCCGCGTTGGGCTTCAGTTACGACCTGGACCTCTGGGGCCGGGACCGCAACAGCACCGAACGGGCGGTGGACCTGGCGCACATGACGGCGGCCGAGGCGCAGCAGGCCCGGCTCGAACTGCAGAACAACCTGGTGCTGGCCTACATCGAGCTGTCGCTGCATTACGCCCAGCGCGACATCGTCGCCGCGACGCTGGCGCAGCAACAGCAGATTCTGGACCTGGCGCAAAAACGCCTGAACGGCGGGATCGGCACCCATTTCGAAGTCAGCCAGGCCGAAACGCCATTGCCGGAAACCCACCGGCAACTGGATGCGCTGGACGAAGCCATCGCCCTGAGCCGCAACCAGATCGCCGCGCTGGCCGGCAAGGGGCCGGGGGAGGGCGCGCAGTTGCAGCGGCCGACCCTGTCCCTGGGCACGGCGCTGAAGCTGCCGTCGGCGCTGCCCGCCGAACTGCTCGGCCAGCGCCCGGACGTGGTCGCCAGCCGCTGGCAGGTGGCGGCGCAGGCCCGTGGCATCGACGTGGCGCATGCCGGGTTCTACCCCAACGTCGATCTGGTCGGCAGCCTCGGCTACATGGCCACCGGCGGCGGAGCGCTGGAGTTCCTGACCGGCAAGAAGCTCAACTACACCGTGGGGCCGGCGATCTCGCTGCCGATTTTCGACGGCGGGCGCTTGCGCGCTGAGTTGGGTGAAGCGGCCGCCGGCTACGACATCGCAGTGGCGCACTACAACCAGACCCTGGTCAACGCGCTGAAGAACCTCTCCGACCAGTTGATCCGCCGCGAGTCGATGGACAAGCAGCAGACGTTCGCGGCCGAGTCCGTGGCCGCCGCGCAGAAGACCTACGACATCGCGATGGTCGCCTATCGGCGCGGGCTCACCGATTACCTCAACGTGCTCAACGCCCAGACCCTGCTGTTCAAGCAGCAACAGGTGCAGCAGCAGGTGCAGGCGGCGCGGTTGAGCGCCCATGCGCAATTGGTGACGGCGTTGGGCGGCGGGCTCGGTGCGGGCAACGATGTGCCGACGGCTGAGCAGACCCAGGCCCCGAAAACCCCGGCGCTGCTGCGGTGA